In Halobacteriovorax marinus SJ, the following proteins share a genomic window:
- a CDS encoding FecR domain-containing protein yields the protein MAINEVITTARDGSAVIDFNDEVIGTVILAPNTQVILRKSNSDGVRLLSLIRGHLRLYRDPAYEKKKVGVIVNIRDNPSAYHGSNFEIQYYKNKKLVTALNDDLKILKLRKKAIEKTQISPSKSDIQDRELYEDLQSLLESS from the coding sequence GTGGCCATCAACGAGGTTATTACAACAGCAAGAGATGGAAGTGCAGTCATTGATTTCAATGATGAAGTTATTGGTACCGTCATCCTCGCACCAAATACACAGGTTATTTTGAGAAAGTCTAACTCTGATGGAGTACGTCTCTTAAGTCTTATTAGAGGACATCTTCGCCTTTATAGAGACCCTGCTTATGAGAAGAAGAAAGTGGGCGTCATTGTTAATATCAGAGATAACCCTAGCGCCTACCACGGTTCAAACTTTGAAATACAATATTATAAAAATAAAAAGCTCGTCACTGCTCTTAACGACGATCTTAAAATCTTAAAACTTAGAAAGAAGGCCATTGAGAAAACACAAATATCACCTTCAAAGTCCGACATTCAAGATCGGGAATTATATGAAGACCTTCAATCTCTCCTAGAATCGAGCTAG
- a CDS encoding AAA-type ATPase lid domain-containing protein: MGNGLKNFKFYRSFRVRSEQNDKIFLRISLLHQNGNRQTLGQDTRLIDFNLFSLSFKSNIHIPIGTKVKIEIFTKKIFNKWDLEVEGFIIRSFQENSEEQTYNYGVELINQSEESELKYFITDYIAGFSGKKLKDFLIKSSLSVREINVDDGVELFGLLNVLYKEFSRSDISSLLDECAHLLHCEEVRVWKINLEKDKLENIYHSSNCTHIKDNSFNKGELGKCFTTSRCINTFLKEPKERDEDKFTLNNTLCLPLLNKERKCIGVLQFNNKKGGQFSIIDENMGHFLSLVIAKRFLNYIVKSKSTSIAHLNPELKDSFIYFGSTQKSSAIRTTLKKLKYGKTNVFIVGEKGLGKEFFAKYLSNNSEKDIFNCKDPAHLEKILSSTSNFSSEQTLIFKNIDSLSSSDQSRLYNWIQFQDCKFITTSCKDLIYEIKSGLFHKQLYKKLTQSRFHLTPLRNRRDDILTIANYFIRIECVKRGLAPRELSPESMQYIISHYWPGNITELEKVIKKTFMLTSHDCEVIDIEKEEIHGFKNIEERLIFSADTSIHPDKIMKMIKSETREKKVS; encoded by the coding sequence ATGGGTAATGGATTAAAAAATTTCAAATTCTACAGATCATTCAGAGTACGTTCAGAGCAAAATGATAAGATTTTCCTTAGAATCTCTCTGCTACATCAAAATGGAAATAGACAAACACTTGGACAAGATACGAGACTCATTGACTTCAATCTCTTTAGTCTCTCTTTCAAATCAAATATTCATATACCTATTGGAACAAAAGTAAAAATAGAGATCTTCACAAAGAAGATTTTCAATAAATGGGACCTTGAAGTTGAAGGCTTTATCATTCGAAGCTTTCAAGAAAATTCTGAGGAACAAACATATAATTACGGTGTCGAATTAATTAACCAATCAGAAGAATCGGAATTAAAGTATTTCATCACTGATTATATTGCTGGCTTCTCAGGCAAGAAGCTTAAGGACTTTCTCATTAAGTCCTCACTCTCCGTTAGAGAAATTAATGTTGATGATGGAGTAGAGTTATTTGGTCTATTAAATGTTCTCTATAAAGAATTTAGTCGCTCTGATATTTCATCTCTACTAGATGAATGTGCTCACCTACTTCACTGCGAGGAGGTTAGAGTTTGGAAAATTAATTTAGAAAAAGATAAACTAGAAAACATCTATCACAGCTCCAACTGCACCCATATAAAAGACAACTCCTTTAATAAGGGAGAACTTGGTAAGTGCTTTACGACTTCTAGATGTATCAATACTTTTTTAAAAGAGCCAAAAGAGAGAGATGAAGATAAATTCACTCTTAACAATACCCTATGCCTACCGCTATTAAATAAAGAAAGAAAGTGTATTGGTGTCCTACAATTTAATAACAAAAAGGGCGGTCAATTCTCTATTATAGATGAGAATATGGGACACTTCCTCTCGCTTGTAATTGCAAAGCGATTCTTGAACTATATAGTAAAATCTAAGTCAACGAGCATTGCTCACTTAAACCCTGAGTTAAAAGATTCATTTATCTACTTTGGTTCAACACAGAAATCATCTGCAATCCGAACAACTTTAAAGAAATTAAAATATGGTAAGACCAATGTCTTCATTGTTGGAGAGAAAGGGCTTGGTAAGGAATTCTTTGCGAAGTACTTATCAAATAATAGTGAGAAAGATATTTTTAATTGCAAAGACCCTGCTCACCTAGAAAAGATATTATCTTCTACAAGTAATTTCTCTAGCGAACAAACACTAATTTTTAAGAATATCGATTCTTTATCTTCAAGTGATCAGTCTAGACTATATAATTGGATTCAATTTCAAGACTGTAAGTTTATAACGACTAGTTGCAAAGATCTAATTTATGAAATTAAAAGTGGCCTCTTTCACAAGCAACTCTATAAGAAGCTCACACAATCTAGATTCCACCTCACTCCTCTTAGAAATAGAAGAGATGATATACTTACTATTGCCAATTACTTTATTAGAATTGAGTGCGTAAAGAGAGGTCTTGCTCCAAGAGAATTAAGCCCTGAAAGTATGCAATATATCATCTCACATTATTGGCCGGGTAATATCACTGAACTTGAGAAAGTCATTAAGAAGACATTTATGCTCACGAGTCATGACTGTGAAGTGATAGATATTGAAAAAGAAGAAATACATGGTTTCAAAAATATAGAAGAGAGATTAATCTTCAGTGCTGATACAAGTATACACCCAGACAAGATCATGAAGATGATAAAGTCTGAAACAAGAGAGAAGAAGGTATCGTAA